The window AGGTGTCACAAGACTCTAACACCATAGCTTTTGTGGGTAACGAAGGTTACATCTTACTTGtgtcaacaaaaacaaaagagctgACGGGAACACTAAAGATGAATGGTTCAGTCAGGTCCTTAGCATTCAGTGATGATGGGAAGCAGTTACTGAGCTCAGGAGGCGACGGGCAAGTATACGTGTGGGATCTGAGAACAATGAAGTGCTTATACAAGGGCGTGGATGAAGGCAGCACATGTGGCACTTCTCTTTGCAGTTCGCTAAACGGAGCATTGTTTGCCTCTGGAACCGACAGAGGGATCGTAAACATTTACAAGAAATCTGAGTTTATGGGAGGCAAGAGAAAGCCGATAAAGACAGTGGACAATCTCACTTCCAACATAGATTTCATGAAGTTCAACCATGATGCTCAGATTCTAGCTATAGTCTCAACGATGAACAAAAACAGCATAAAGCTGGTCCATGTTCCGTCCCTAACCGTCTTCTCAAACTGGCCACCACCAAACAGCACAATGCATTACCCTCGCTGCCTAGACTTCAGCCCCGGAAGTGGTTTCATGGCTATGGGAAACGCTGCCGGAAAAGTTTTGCTGTACAAACTGCATCATTACCAGAATGCTTGAAGTTTTGGTCTTACCAAGGACAGTTTTGGAATTTGTTGTGTCTTTACTTTTGTCGCAGTGCTACTCTTTTTATGTTATCAATTTTCCTATCCAATTTACGATCAATGAAGATTTTGTCTTTCTGATTCTTGGAATCGAGTGGGCCAAAGTCTTTCTTTTCTCACGTTTTTGTCAACATCAAAAAACACTTGTGGTTTGTTACCATCTCAAATAAAAATgcaggagaaaaagaaagatgtcgacattgtTTCACTTCTAGTGGCTTACCCAAAGCTGAAAGGGTATCTCGATTAAGAGATTGAATCTGGACCGTATATTATATTCTGTGACAAGGGCAAACAAAGCAGTTTCTCACGTCCTCTAAAGTCTAATTATGTCTTAAGCCGCAGTTTCACTTCTTAAACCCACCCCAAAAAAAAGCACAACATTTATTTCCTTCGGAGCCTGGCCGGCGAATCGGACCGGTCGATTCAGCTGTGTCCGAAGGAATCTCGAGGAAAGCTCGAAACTTTTTTACACGCTGATCCATTTTAGGTACTAATCTCTATAATTCGACGACTTCTTTCGGTTGCTCTGGGTTTTGTTCTTGATTACgatcgtctttttttttttgctattttcttttacaatttcTCAAATGATTCATCATTTCCGTTTGAGTGATGAAAGAAGCACCGAATTACACATTTTCTGGTTTATATCCTACACATTCTTCTTTGTTAAACTGAAATTTATAACAGATCCATTTGAATTTGATGACTCCTTCAAAAGAACTGTACAAGTGTTCCTCTTTTAGTGTTTGTTTATATGGtatggttgtttgatttttaattggAAAGTAGCCATCTTTTCTCTTCCCTAGTCAACATgcattgtatttatttgttgaatAAAGTTTTTTCATAATCATTCCTCTTGAGAAAGAcctgatcctttttttttttttatttggtgaaTTTGAAAGCTGCAGGTTCCCACAGTGAACAATCACAGCTGTACCATTTGTCGAGATCACAACACTCAAGTCTCTTAGAATCAGCAAAGCTTCACTACTGAGTAATGACGGCTTCATTGCAGTTGTACGGAGTTAAAGCTCCAGGGCTTGCTTTAAGTTCAAAGAGGCTTGAGTTTGGCTCAAAGGGGATTAGTAATTCAGTTACCTTGGCCTCTAGTTGTGCAATCTTTAGAACCGTAGAGCATTCTTGTAGGAATATAGCTTTGAGAGTTAGTTGTGAAGCTGTAAGAGTTGATTTGCTTGAAAGAAAAGAGCCCGAGACATGTAATTCAACCGGAACTGGCAAAGATTTGACATGTGTAATGAAATTTGGCGGCTCATCAGTGGCGTCAGCAGAGAGGATGAAAGAAGTGGCCAATCTTATACTCAGCTTTCCAGATGAGAGGCCCGTTATTGTGCTATCAGCAATGGGAAAGACGACTAATACGCTTCTGAAGGTAATACAACAGTATTACTCTTTCCTACTTCTTTCATATGATGTTTCTTTTAGTGGTAGAGTTAATTAGTTCCTTGGCTTCTCGCTTTTATTAGGCTGGAGAGAAGGCTGTTACCTGCGGTGTCACTAACGTAGAAAGTATTGAAGAATTGAACTTTATAAAAGAACTCCATTTAAGGTTAAAGAAAATACTGTTTTCTCATGTGTATATGAttgtttatttagttttcacAGTCCAAATTTAACCTCATTCTCATGGGAAATAAAATTCTCTATGTCCAGAACTGCTCATGAGCTTGGAGTGGAAACAGCGGTTATTGAAAGTAAGTGCCTTGGTTCTCTTTCTGGATGCTTGATTTATCAACCATTTCGCCTATTTGTAGTTTAAGAATTTTTCTTTGCTCATTCAGTTGGTTTTTTTTCGTCTCTGAATCCATTTTCTGGTTAATCCATTTGTAGAGCACTTAGAGGGACTTCACCAGCTTCTCAAAGGCATATCAATGATGAAAGAGTTAACCTTACGTACAAGGGACTACCTGGTTTCATTTGGAGAGTGCATGTCCACAAGGCTATTCTCTGCGTATCTCAATAAAATTGGCCACAAAGCACGTCAAGTATGTTGCTTTATAACACCCTGGTCCTAGCATAACCTTGACACTATATAATTGCAGTTCTCGTCAGAAAGATTATAGAAACTTGAGAATGCCAATGCTCACAGTTATGTACTCAACATAAGTTTGATTCATGACTTGATGAGTTGTTCGCTTGTTGTTGGCAGTATGATGCATTTGAGATCGGGGTTATTACAACAGACGATTTTACAAATGCTGATATACTTGAAGCAACATACCCTGCCGTGTCAAAAACACTAGTTGGTGACTGGAGCAAGGAAAATGCAGTCCCTGTTGTTACTGGCTTCCTCGGAAAGGTTTACATTTTTCTGACTGTTTTTGTTATTCCCGTGGATCGAAAAATATGTAGTACAGAACTCTGATATTCATGTATTCTATATATTGGAATGGCTTTTGCACAAAGCTGTTTTGCTTAATGTGTCCTTGAATCTCGCCTATGTATGTGTTTCTGCAGGGATGGAGGTCTTGTGCTATAACTACGTTGGGTAGGGGTGGTAGCGATTTGACGGCTACAACTATTGGGAAAGCGTTAGGACTGCGGGAAATTCAGGTAATTGATGGGTTTAGCCAATATTTCATCATGAAGATGGAAGTTTGTTAAGCAAAAATTTCTTACTTTAAGAAAATCTGGTGCAGGTTTGGAAAGATGTAGATGGAGTTTTGACTTGTGATCCGAACATATATTCTGGAGCTCAGTCTGTTCCATACTTGACGTTCGATGAGGCAGCTGAGCTTGCTTACTTTGGCGCCCAGGTAATCTCGTAGATTATCTATGCTGATGAGTTTCTCCTCCTTCTGATGGCTGAGCATATTCCTCTTCCATTGCAGGTGTTGCATCCACTGTCTATGAGGCCAGCAAGAGACGGTGACATTCCTGTGAGGGTTAAGAACTCATACAACCCCACCGCTCCAGGAACTGTCATCACCAGATCAAGAGACATGAGTAAGGTTCGTGAAACAAATGTGTTTATAAACTCGTTGAATTTAAACTTCAATGACCCCTTCTTCCTCCTTTAATTACTTGTAGGCCGTGCTGACTAGCATTGTTCTGAAACGTAATGTGACCATGTTGGACATAGCAAGCACCCGTATGCTTGGCCAATATGGTTTCCTTGCCAGGGTAAATATAATTGGATAATGATGTCTTTGTTCGACTGTGTTTAATATCTCACTGCAAAGCATGCACACTGTCTCGTGTGCAGGTGTTTACCAAATTTGAAGATTTAGGCATATCGGTCGATGTTGTAGCAACAAGTGAAGTTAGTATATCATTGACATTGGATCCTGCAAAGCTCTGGGGTAGAGAGTTAATCCAGAGGACAAATGTAAGACTCTTTTTACTTTGATACATTGTTTCTTTTGTGAGAGTCATTCGTAGTATTGGTAAAATGATTGGGTGTGAACAGGAACTGGATAATTTGGTAGAAGAGCTAGAGAAGATTGCTGTTGTGAAATTGCTTCAGCGCAGATCAATCATCTCTTTGATAGGAAATGTTCAGAAATCCTCACTCATATTAGAGAAGGTTAGTGAGAGTAACCTGTCTTGTGTTCTCTTTTGAACTCGAGGTTTTGACTTTTTGCGTTAATGGGAATGGAATGAACAACAAAACAGGTGTTCCAAGTACTTAGAAGCAATGGAGTGAATGTGCAGATGATCTCGCAGGGTGCATCTAAGGTCAAAGTCTGCTGCTACATGTGAATACATATAGTGATGAATATAAATATGGTATTGTTATATGATGAATGGAGATGTTTTGTGTGTCAGGTAAACATCTCATTGATAGTGAATGATGAAGAGGCAGAGCAATGTGTGAGGGCTCTCCACTCCGCCTTCTTTGAGACCGCTTCGTAGTGCAACACAGAAGAACAGCACCATGCCACTCCTACAACTCTACTTATGTACGTGTAGTTCAATGTTAAGAATGTGACAAGACTTGAAACAACTTTTTTCACATTCTTGTTCtcattattgttgtttgtaGTTCTTGACTTGGTTGTAATACAATCACATAATTTGAGCAAAAGCCAATAATCATAAATGGGTTAAAATCTTTTGCAATTAATGAAATAAACCTCTCAGTTTTGCAGGGTTTAAGATTTTATGGGTATAGGGTgtagttttcttaattttgacacacacaaaaaaagaatctaACTTTCATAAACTATGTTCCTccagtaatatttttttaccttcAAAGTACAGTACAATGATTAAAGTGTAAGTATAGCAACATACAATTAATTCagtgtagagaaaaaaaaaatcaagaaataggGAATGTGAAAGAGGGGGGAATTCAAAGTGCAGGCTTTGAAAGTAGAATGCAAACAATTTTTGATGATACCGAAAAGACCCTTCCTGAAAAGCATATGATCAGTTACTTGACCAGGGTTACATCCGACCGACCAGTCCCAGTCAACGACAAATACACATCTGATGATATCTGTTACGTAAGAAGGCCTTTCTTCTGTGACTGTAACGGCCTtccaattcttctttttttttctttttcttttaaaaataaatataaagtgGTCCGACAAACGCAATCCCTCGAAGAttgttttagtttatgtttttattttattatcttgaAGGGCAAAGGATTTAGATTTAGTTTAGACTAAATCAGCTTTAGTTTATACACCAAATCTAGAACCAAATGAAAGGACATATAACTCTTCGGACTCACTTCAATCTTAAGCCATcctcctttgtttttttaatacattaCTATATGAAAGACATGAAGAGTTCTATGCGCctcttatcttttatttttaattcaaaaaataaattcagaGAAATGTTATCAAatatatgtaaaacataaataatttaggggattttcttcatatataatcTATGAAAAGATGAGGTGAGGTGACCTATAAATTTCATAACAAAGTTGTTTGTGCTGACAAcgataatattttgttttaccttgtttttttttttggttttttttttgggggggggttGGTCAAACATGAGAAACAAGAAGGCAAGTTTGCagataagaagaaacaaaaggcaGAAGCATGCATGAAAGCCTAAAAAGCATGTGACCAACTTTGTGAAAATTcaacttcttcctttttcaGCCTTTTGCTTAACTTATCTACAAACAACCCGCACTATATATGGATTTTAACAGTTTTACCTAACAGGGACTTGTAACGTTTTAATAATcctatataatgaaaaaaaaagatgctatGGCATTGGCAAGAACACATGCCAACTTGTAAAAATTTTCCTTGCATCAAGAACACTGACATATTTCTGATGGTAGCATTAACAAGTAAACGATGGTGGCAACTCTATCTCTTTTAAAAGTTCATTCCAAGAATATTTATGactactttattttatttttataaaacactAATTAGCcagtttttctataaatatccATTATGGGCTAAGAATAATATGTTTACGAAAAATTCGATCTTGATTACCAACAAAAATATTCCAACTTGTATATCTACTAcgcatatatatgtttatagaTGTGAGATGCTAATTGGATTACAatcccaaaaatatatatatattccactCCTTTTATGATCATATTGATAATGATTTTATAAGTAGCTTGTTTATAGAGATCGATTAGAGGATTTTTAGCATAAAGTGAATTATGGAATATAATGGCAAACCACCGGCCATATCCAAACATTCGACCTCATCTCTGCGTTACGACTTGCTCACATAATGTTGGCAGCATCAAATTTATTATTCGGCGCGTCTCCAtagaatatacatatatattggaccatttatacattttttatatatgcatattggaccatttatattttgcttatattGGACCAATTTTGCAGACAAACCTAGCTATAGCTAGTGTAACTGTGTAAGATATTACTACAGAAAAAAGCCGACAAGAAGGATAGATATCCATTACCAACAATTCCCTTAATATTCTACTTACCTATATATAACTgaaatttaattattctaaCTTCTATATTGTTGTAAAATTTTCTAAGAATATTAAATATCTCTTTAAAAATATCATCCTATCATAATTAACAAAAGCTACAAACCATGTCTATCACATCAATACCTTTGCTAtcatcatttaaaaatatataaaaattaccaaTTAATTTAGAACTTCACCTTGTATAAATAGTATGCATGCCTCTCACTCTCCCCCTCAACCAACTCATAAACACAttctctctctcagtctcaCTCTCTCCTCTTCGTATTGTCctaagaatacaaaaaaatgcAATACAAAACAGAAACTCGAGGGGCGGTGTCCTACAACAACGGTA is drawn from Camelina sativa cultivar DH55 chromosome 8, Cs, whole genome shotgun sequence and contains these coding sequences:
- the LOC104705673 gene encoding aspartokinase 2, chloroplastic translates to MTASLQLYGVKAPGLALSSKRLEFGSKGISNSVTLASSCAIFRTVEHSCRNIALRVSCEAVRVDLLERKEPETCNSTGTGKDLTCVMKFGGSSVASAERMKEVANLILSFPDERPVIVLSAMGKTTNTLLKAGEKAVTCGVTNVESIEELNFIKELHLRTAHELGVETAVIEKHLEGLHQLLKGISMMKELTLRTRDYLVSFGECMSTRLFSAYLNKIGHKARQYDAFEIGVITTDDFTNADILEATYPAVSKTLVGDWSKENAVPVVTGFLGKGWRSCAITTLGRGGSDLTATTIGKALGLREIQVWKDVDGVLTCDPNIYSGAQSVPYLTFDEAAELAYFGAQVLHPLSMRPARDGDIPVRVKNSYNPTAPGTVITRSRDMSKAVLTSIVLKRNVTMLDIASTRMLGQYGFLARVFTKFEDLGISVDVVATSEVSISLTLDPAKLWGRELIQRTNELDNLVEELEKIAVVKLLQRRSIISLIGNVQKSSLILEKVFQVLRSNGVNVQMISQGASKVNISLIVNDEEAEQCVRALHSAFFETAS